The proteins below come from a single Tissierella sp. MB52-C2 genomic window:
- the dnaX gene encoding DNA polymerase III subunit gamma/tau, giving the protein MYQALYRQYRPKNFDDVLGQKHITITLKNQIQKENVGHAYLFSGTRGTGKTSTAKIFSRAVNCLNSHDGNPCNECEICKGILDESIIDVIEMDAASNRGIDDIRELRDKVVYPPARAKYKVYIIDEVHMLTIQAFNALLKTLEEPPKHLIFILATTEPEKLPQTILSRCQRFDFKRITTKDIIENMRGICSKLGLEVDGKVLSLIARNSDGAMRDALSLLDQCISFGKGKINYEDAIGILGIVNTGLITNIIDNIIGKNLESVLEIIDEVIQNGKDIHQFIKDLIMHFRNLMIIKTSKNPLELIDIDEELLEKYMEQSKNLELSFILKSLDILTTADEKAKWSTQPRIILEMAVIQITKIEDSFSLEERIKRLEQGVPQKREVVKEQPKLENTYVKNIQEVKKEEIKKEEYQEELPEKESFTDDGKDLEFEAITKEWQQILQSIKSKKMNIFALLIEGELISYSNNTLTIGYKEGFGFHKDAIEKPANKEFVENIVSTYFKKNIDIKFIMGSEKPKVKDEKKNKDESIKEVIDFFGEDIVEIK; this is encoded by the coding sequence ATGTACCAAGCCTTATATAGACAGTATAGACCTAAAAACTTTGATGATGTTTTAGGTCAAAAACATATAACAATTACATTAAAAAATCAAATACAGAAAGAGAATGTAGGTCACGCTTATTTATTCTCTGGAACCAGAGGTACAGGTAAGACCTCCACAGCAAAAATATTTTCTAGAGCTGTAAACTGTTTAAATTCCCATGATGGAAATCCGTGTAATGAATGTGAAATATGTAAGGGAATACTAGATGAAAGTATAATTGACGTTATAGAAATGGATGCAGCCAGCAATAGGGGTATAGATGATATTAGGGAATTAAGGGATAAAGTAGTATATCCGCCGGCTAGAGCAAAATATAAGGTTTATATAATAGACGAGGTTCATATGTTAACTATTCAGGCCTTTAATGCATTGCTAAAAACCCTTGAAGAACCTCCAAAGCATTTAATATTTATTCTGGCAACAACAGAACCTGAAAAACTACCTCAAACAATTCTATCTAGATGTCAAAGGTTTGACTTTAAAAGAATTACTACAAAGGATATAATAGAAAATATGAGGGGGATTTGTAGTAAATTAGGATTAGAGGTGGATGGAAAGGTATTAAGTTTAATAGCTAGAAATTCTGATGGAGCCATGAGAGATGCTTTAAGTTTACTAGATCAATGTATATCCTTTGGTAAAGGTAAAATCAATTATGAAGATGCCATCGGTATATTGGGTATAGTAAATACTGGGCTAATAACTAATATTATAGATAATATAATAGGCAAGAACTTAGAGAGTGTATTGGAAATAATAGATGAAGTCATCCAAAATGGTAAGGATATTCATCAATTTATTAAGGATTTAATTATGCACTTTAGAAATCTAATGATAATTAAAACATCCAAAAATCCCTTAGAGTTAATAGATATAGATGAAGAATTATTAGAAAAGTATATGGAGCAAAGTAAAAACTTAGAATTAAGCTTTATACTTAAATCTCTAGATATACTTACAACAGCAGACGAAAAGGCAAAATGGTCAACTCAACCTAGGATAATTCTTGAGATGGCAGTAATTCAAATAACAAAAATAGAAGATAGTTTTTCTTTAGAAGAAAGAATAAAAAGATTAGAACAAGGTGTACCTCAGAAAAGAGAAGTTGTAAAAGAACAACCTAAATTAGAAAATACTTATGTAAAAAATATACAAGAAGTAAAAAAAGAAGAGATAAAGAAGGAAGAATATCAGGAGGAATTACCTGAAAAAGAAAGTTTTACAGATGATGGAAAAGACTTAGAGTTTGAGGCAATAACTAAAGAGTGGCAACAAATACTACAAAGTATAAAGTCTAAAAAGATGAATATTTTTGCCTTACTTATTGAGGGTGAACTTATTAGCTACTCCAACAACACATTGACCATAGGATATAAAGAAGGATTTGGTTTCCATAAGGATGCCATAGAAAAACCTGCTAATAAGGAATTTGTAGAAAATATTGTTTCTACTTATTTTAAGAAAAACATAGACATAAAATTTATAATGGGTAGTGAAAAACCAAAAGTTAAAGATGAAAAAAAAAACAAAGATGAATCTATAAAAGAAGTTATAGACTTCTTTGGAGAAGATATAGTAGAAATAAAATAA